A DNA window from Jaculus jaculus isolate mJacJac1 chromosome 1, mJacJac1.mat.Y.cur, whole genome shotgun sequence contains the following coding sequences:
- the Fgf3 gene encoding LOW QUALITY PROTEIN: fibroblast growth factor 3 (The sequence of the model RefSeq protein was modified relative to this genomic sequence to represent the inferred CDS: deleted 1 base in 1 codon), producing MGLIWLLLLSLLEPGWPATGPGARLRRDAGGRGGVYEHLGGAPRRRKLYCATKYHLQLHPSGRVNGSLENSAYSILEITAVEVGVVAIKGLFSGRYLAMNKRGRLYASEHYSAECEFVERIHELGYNTYASRLYRTAPGGPGARRQPGAQRPWYVSVNGKGRPRRGFKTRRTQKSSLFLPRVLGHKEHEMVRLLQSGQPGPPREGSQPPWQQRK from the exons ATGGGCCTGATCTGGCTCCTGCTGCTCAGCCTGCTGGAACCCGGCTGGCCCGCGACGGGCCCCGGGGCCAGGCTGCGGCGGGATGCGGGCGGCCGCGGCGGCGTCTACGAACACCTCGGCGGGGCGCCCCGGCGCCGCAAGCTCTACTGCGCCACCAAGTACCACCTCCAGCTCCACCCGAGCGGCCGCGTGAACGGCAGCCTGGAGAACAGCGCCTACA GTATCCTTGAGATTACAGCGGTGGAGGTGGGCGTAGTGGCCATCAAGGGACTCTTCTCCGGGCGGTACCTGGCCATGAACAAGAGGGGTCGACTCTACGCTTCG GAGCACTACAGCGCCGAGTGTGAGTTTGTGGAACGCATCCACGAGCTGGGCTACAACACCTATGCCTCTCGCCTTTACCGCACAGCGCCTGGAGGGCCCGGCGCACGGCGCCAGCCTGGGGCCCAGAGACCATGGTACGTGTCTGTGAATGGCAAGGGTCGGCCACGCAGGGGCTTCAAGACCCGCCGCACACAGAAGTCCTCGCTCTTCCTGCCCCGTGTGCTGGGCCACAAGGAGCACGAGATGGTGCGGCTACTGCAGAGTGGCCAGCCA GGCCCCCCCAGGGAGGGTAGCCAGCCCCCGTGGCAGCAGCGGAAGTAA